Proteins encoded by one window of Flavobacterium sp. N502540:
- the groL gene encoding chaperonin GroEL (60 kDa chaperone family; promotes refolding of misfolded polypeptides especially under stressful conditions; forms two stacked rings of heptamers to form a barrel-shaped 14mer; ends can be capped by GroES; misfolded proteins enter the barrel where they are refolded when GroES binds) → MAKDIKFDIEARDGLKRGVDALANAVKVTLGPKGRNVIIGKSFGGPTVTKDGVSVAKEIELKDPLENMGAQMVKEVASKTNDLAGDGTTTATVLAQAIVKEGLKNVAAGANPMDLKRGIDKAVEAIVADLAKQAKVVGSDSDKIKQIASISANNDEVIGELIATAFAKVGKEGVITVEEAKGTDTFVDVVEGMQFDRGYLSPYFVTNPEKMEVELDSPYILLYDKKVSSLKELLPVLEPVAQSGKPLLIIAEDVDGEALSTLVVNKLRGALKIAAVKAPGFGDRRKAMLEDIAILTGGTVISEERGYTLENTTIEMLGTAKRVSIDKDNTTIVSGAGEADIIKNRVNQIKGQMEATTSDYDKEKLQERLAKLAGGVAVLYVGAASEVEMKEKKDRVDDALHATRAAVEEGIVAGGGVALLRAKAALAELKADNADEATGIQIVSRAVESPLRTIVENAGLEGSVVVAKVGEGSGDFGYNAKTDEYVDMLKAGIIDPKKVTRVALENAASVSGMILTTECALIDIKEENAGGMPMGGGMPGMM, encoded by the coding sequence ATGGCAAAAGATATAAAATTTGATATTGAAGCACGTGACGGATTAAAACGTGGTGTTGATGCATTGGCAAATGCTGTAAAAGTAACTCTTGGACCAAAAGGTCGTAACGTAATTATCGGAAAATCATTTGGTGGACCAACGGTTACTAAAGATGGTGTTTCGGTTGCAAAAGAAATCGAATTAAAAGACCCATTAGAAAATATGGGTGCGCAAATGGTTAAAGAAGTAGCTTCTAAAACTAATGATTTAGCGGGTGACGGAACTACAACTGCTACAGTTTTAGCTCAGGCAATCGTAAAAGAAGGTTTGAAAAACGTTGCTGCAGGAGCAAATCCAATGGATTTAAAACGCGGTATCGACAAAGCGGTTGAAGCTATCGTTGCTGACCTTGCGAAACAAGCAAAAGTAGTTGGAAGTGATTCTGATAAAATCAAACAAATTGCTTCTATCTCTGCAAACAATGACGAAGTGATTGGAGAACTAATCGCTACTGCATTTGCAAAAGTAGGTAAAGAAGGTGTTATTACTGTTGAAGAAGCTAAAGGAACTGATACATTCGTAGACGTTGTTGAAGGTATGCAGTTTGACAGAGGATATCTTTCTCCTTACTTCGTAACAAACCCTGAGAAAATGGAAGTTGAATTAGACTCTCCATACATCTTATTATACGACAAAAAAGTATCTTCTTTAAAAGAGTTACTACCTGTTTTAGAGCCAGTTGCTCAATCAGGAAAACCATTATTGATTATTGCTGAAGATGTTGACGGTGAAGCTTTATCTACATTAGTAGTGAACAAACTACGTGGAGCATTAAAAATCGCTGCCGTTAAAGCACCTGGTTTTGGAGACAGAAGAAAAGCAATGTTAGAAGATATCGCTATTTTGACTGGTGGAACTGTAATCTCTGAAGAAAGAGGTTATACACTAGAAAATACAACTATCGAAATGTTAGGAACGGCAAAAAGAGTTTCTATCGACAAAGACAATACTACAATTGTAAGCGGTGCAGGTGAAGCAGATATCATCAAAAACAGAGTAAACCAAATTAAAGGTCAGATGGAAGCTACAACTTCTGATTATGATAAAGAAAAATTACAAGAGCGTTTGGCTAAATTAGCCGGTGGTGTTGCTGTTCTTTATGTTGGTGCTGCTTCTGAAGTAGAAATGAAAGAGAAAAAAGACAGAGTTGACGATGCATTACATGCAACACGTGCTGCTGTTGAAGAAGGAATCGTTGCAGGTGGTGGTGTTGCTTTATTAAGAGCTAAAGCTGCTTTGGCTGAGCTTAAAGCTGATAATGCTGACGAAGCAACCGGAATTCAAATTGTATCTCGTGCTGTTGAATCACCATTAAGAACTATTGTTGAAAATGCAGGTCTTGAAGGTTCTGTAGTAGTAGCAAAAGTGGGTGAAGGTTCTGGAGACTTTGGTTACAATGCTAAAACTGACGAATACGTAGACATGCTTAAAGCAGGTATTATCGATCCTAAAAAAGTAACTCGTGTAGCATTAGAAAATGCTGCTTCGGTTTCAGGAATGATCTTAACTACTGAGTGTGCCTTAATCGATATTAAAGAAGAAAACGCTGGCGGTATGCCAATGGGAGGCGGTATGCCAGGAATGATGTAA
- a CDS encoding ectonucleotide pyrophosphatase/phosphodiesterase, which translates to MRKFTIHLLSFTFLFLAILSNAQTQKDAYVVLVSMDGFRWDYAKHFKLQNLAQIAKEGVHAKSMRPSYPSKTFPNHYAIVTGLYPDHHGIINNVFYDAALNESFSLSSNAKNDSRFYGGNPIWNVAEQQGVKAASFFWPGSDTDQKRPGIYKEYDNKIPYETRIDTVIKWLQLPEKQRPHFITLYFDEPDHTGHSFGPLSPENEKVIRRMDTLMGRLSSKLNQLSIGKQINLIIVSDHGMANISDDKKVAVLDYLKPEWLGYSAVINPIMSLQAKPGFQDSIANALKKVPHIKFWKSKEVPKRLHFGTNPRVHDFVIEAKKGYSLIKEKSVHVSGGTHGYDNKEKDMQAIFYAKGPAFKVNKTVGSFQNVSVYPLIAHILGLQIDEVDGKFSEVSSMLK; encoded by the coding sequence ATGAGAAAATTTACCATTCACCTTCTATCTTTTACATTCTTATTTCTTGCGATTCTTTCCAATGCACAAACCCAAAAAGACGCTTATGTGGTTCTGGTTTCAATGGATGGATTTCGTTGGGATTATGCTAAACATTTCAAACTTCAAAATCTCGCTCAAATAGCAAAAGAAGGTGTCCATGCCAAATCAATGCGGCCTTCTTATCCCAGCAAAACCTTCCCTAACCACTATGCCATCGTTACCGGGCTCTACCCTGATCATCATGGAATCATTAATAATGTTTTTTACGATGCGGCATTAAACGAATCCTTTTCCTTGTCTTCAAATGCCAAAAATGATTCCCGTTTTTATGGTGGAAATCCTATTTGGAACGTTGCTGAACAACAGGGCGTAAAAGCCGCTTCTTTTTTCTGGCCCGGATCAGATACGGATCAAAAAAGACCTGGTATTTATAAAGAGTACGACAACAAAATTCCTTACGAAACCCGAATTGATACCGTAATCAAATGGCTTCAGCTTCCCGAAAAACAGCGTCCGCATTTTATCACACTTTATTTTGATGAGCCTGATCATACCGGTCATTCATTCGGTCCCCTTTCTCCTGAAAACGAAAAAGTAATCCGAAGAATGGATACTCTTATGGGGCGGTTATCTTCTAAACTGAATCAATTATCCATTGGAAAACAAATCAATTTAATTATCGTTTCAGATCATGGAATGGCAAACATTAGCGATGATAAAAAAGTAGCCGTTCTGGATTACCTAAAACCCGAATGGCTTGGTTATAGTGCTGTAATTAATCCAATCATGAGTCTTCAGGCAAAACCCGGCTTTCAGGATTCGATTGCAAATGCTTTAAAGAAAGTACCGCATATTAAATTCTGGAAATCCAAAGAGGTTCCTAAAAGATTACACTTCGGAACTAATCCGAGAGTTCATGATTTTGTTATTGAGGCCAAAAAAGGATATAGTTTAATAAAAGAAAAATCGGTACATGTAAGCGGAGGCACACACGGATACGACAACAAAGAAAAAGACATGCAGGCTATTTTTTATGCTAAAGGCCCCGCTTTTAAAGTAAATAAAACGGTCGGATCGTTTCAGAATGTTTCGGTATACCCTTTAATAGCTCATATTCTTGGCTTGCAAATTGACGAAGTAGACGGAAAGTTTAGCGAGGTTAGCAGTATGCTTAAATAA
- a CDS encoding LptE family protein → MKKIYSLLALMSLFLLSGCSVYNFTGTGNIDAKTFQVNFFQNNADLIEPGIDRTFTLTLQDLIQNQTNLNLVSNSGDLVYEGEIVDYRTTPMTATADQGAFQNRLSIRVHVRFTNKKKEKDDFEKTFEFYYDFPGQGLPTGATLNTAIQVIFERITQDIFNESLAKW, encoded by the coding sequence ATGAAAAAAATATATTCTTTACTAGCCTTAATGAGCTTGTTCCTGCTAAGCGGTTGTTCTGTTTACAACTTTACAGGAACAGGAAACATCGATGCCAAAACTTTTCAGGTTAACTTTTTTCAAAATAATGCTGATTTAATTGAACCGGGAATTGACCGAACTTTTACATTGACCCTACAAGACTTAATTCAAAATCAAACCAATTTAAACCTGGTAAGTAATAGTGGTGATTTAGTTTACGAAGGAGAAATTGTAGATTACAGAACCACACCAATGACGGCCACAGCCGATCAGGGAGCTTTTCAAAACCGTTTGAGTATTCGTGTACATGTGAGATTTACCAATAAAAAGAAGGAAAAAGACGATTTCGAAAAAACATTTGAATTTTACTATGATTTCCCAGGACAGGGGCTACCTACCGGAGCTACGCTAAATACAGCTATTCAGGTTATTTTTGAAAGAATCACACAAGATATTTTTAACGAGTCACTAGCAAAATGGTAA
- a CDS encoding tetratricopeptide repeat protein — MNVTDYTYLMNKPDAITEKQAEALGSVLNEFPYFQSARALRLKGLYDQNSFKYNYALKVTAAHTTDRTVLFDFITSESFTSIQSEYYDKKLRDLMEIKVFDSEIVSFEEVKKAPEVRVNPIEQSILDSIKEAATVTFEEPVKAEEKPVNQFIEQSILDSAQEAAAVTFEEPVKTIEKAVESVSEQFIAAEPVEVAPIILEEPAKIEQTETELTEQQPVLPPTKEPTPTFFDEIVEEEIQEIKPEVKEVKVTPVEQSILNSIKEATTVVSEQPELIEEPKEAEVSESVKTAEENLEIGQPLDFSVNEKHSFQEWLQLARTEPIDRSEETSPEIKEPEKVTESPTVTESIEEEKKKKAELIDKFIETNPKISPIKQTAITQTVQSDLSKEDNSYLMTETLARVYLEQKKYTKAIQAYEILILKYPEKISFFADRISDIKILQQNNNNI; from the coding sequence ATGAATGTAACCGATTATACCTACTTAATGAACAAGCCTGATGCTATTACCGAAAAGCAGGCAGAAGCATTGGGAAGCGTTTTGAATGAATTTCCTTATTTTCAAAGTGCAAGAGCCTTGCGCTTAAAAGGACTTTACGATCAAAACAGTTTTAAGTATAATTATGCGTTAAAAGTCACAGCAGCTCATACTACGGATCGTACCGTTTTATTTGATTTTATTACTTCTGAATCTTTCACTTCGATTCAAAGCGAATATTACGATAAGAAACTTAGGGACCTTATGGAAATTAAAGTTTTTGACAGTGAGATCGTATCCTTTGAAGAAGTCAAAAAAGCACCGGAAGTACGTGTTAATCCAATCGAGCAATCTATTTTGGATTCTATAAAAGAAGCAGCAACAGTAACTTTTGAAGAACCTGTAAAAGCAGAAGAAAAACCTGTTAATCAATTTATTGAACAATCAATACTAGATTCTGCACAAGAAGCAGCAGCTGTAACTTTTGAAGAGCCGGTAAAAACAATAGAAAAAGCTGTTGAATCTGTTTCAGAACAATTTATTGCTGCCGAACCTGTAGAAGTTGCTCCGATCATTTTGGAAGAACCTGCAAAAATCGAACAGACGGAAACTGAGTTAACGGAACAACAGCCTGTATTACCTCCAACCAAAGAGCCGACACCAACTTTCTTTGATGAAATCGTTGAGGAAGAAATTCAGGAAATAAAACCAGAGGTTAAAGAAGTAAAAGTTACCCCTGTTGAGCAATCGATATTAAATTCTATAAAAGAAGCTACAACGGTTGTTTCCGAACAACCTGAATTAATCGAGGAACCAAAAGAAGCCGAAGTTTCTGAGAGTGTAAAAACAGCAGAAGAAAATCTGGAAATAGGACAGCCTTTGGATTTTTCTGTTAACGAAAAACATTCTTTTCAGGAATGGCTGCAATTAGCAAGAACGGAACCAATTGACAGAAGCGAAGAAACTTCACCCGAAATAAAAGAGCCCGAAAAAGTAACGGAATCTCCAACAGTAACGGAATCAATTGAGGAAGAGAAAAAGAAAAAAGCAGAATTGATCGATAAATTCATCGAAACCAATCCGAAGATCTCTCCTATCAAACAAACTGCAATAACGCAGACCGTACAATCAGACCTAAGTAAAGAAGATAATTCTTACTTAATGACAGAAACTTTGGCCAGAGTATATTTGGAACAAAAAAAATACACCAAAGCAATACAAGCATATGAAATATTAATTTTGAAATATCCAGAAAAAATTAGTTTCTTTGCAGACCGTATTTCGGATATAAAGATTTTACAACAAAATAACAATAATATTTAA
- the groES gene encoding co-chaperone GroES — protein MALNIKPLSDRVLIEPVAAETKTASGIFIPDTAKEKPQKGTVVAVGNGSKDHTMTVKVGDTVLYGKYAGTELKLEGTDYLIMREDDILAII, from the coding sequence ATGGCTTTAAACATAAAACCGCTTTCAGACCGCGTACTTATTGAGCCTGTTGCAGCTGAAACTAAAACTGCATCAGGAATCTTTATTCCAGATACTGCCAAAGAGAAACCACAAAAAGGAACTGTAGTTGCAGTAGGAAACGGATCTAAAGATCATACTATGACTGTAAAAGTGGGCGACACTGTTCTATACGGTAAATATGCAGGAACAGAATTAAAACTGGAAGGGACCGATTATTTGATCATGCGTGAAGATGATATCCTTGCGATTATCTAA
- the secG gene encoding preprotein translocase subunit SecG codes for MSTFSIFLVLITIVCFLLIVVIMVQNPKGGGLSSTISGTQMLGGVQKTTDFLDKSTWTLATILIALILLSSLSFTGSLSDSDSKIIEKTEAPAATPAAPAQQTPAPATPAAK; via the coding sequence ATGAGTACATTTTCAATTTTCTTAGTTTTAATCACAATAGTTTGTTTTCTATTGATCGTAGTAATCATGGTTCAAAACCCTAAAGGAGGCGGATTGTCTTCTACAATCAGCGGAACTCAAATGTTAGGTGGAGTACAAAAAACAACTGACTTTTTAGACAAAAGTACTTGGACATTGGCTACTATTTTAATTGCATTAATTTTACTTTCAAGCTTAAGCTTTACAGGATCATTAAGCGACAGTGACTCTAAAATCATTGAAAAAACGGAAGCGCCTGCTGCTACACCAGCTGCTCCTGCGCAACAAACACCTGCTCCGGCAACACCTGCAGCTAAATAA